In a single window of the Streptomyces sp. CGMCC 4.7035 genome:
- the ctaD gene encoding aa3-type cytochrome oxidase subunit I gives MTELSERGAEPKASPTSSLGRTLLRWATTTDHKVIGRLYMVTAFCFFLFAGLLAMGMRAELARPGLQFMSYDVYNQLFTVHGTVMMLLFATPMFAGFANSVMPLQIGAPDVAFPRLNALSYWMYLFGGLMVVSAFMVPGGAAAFGWFAYAPLNSAYYSPGAGGDLWVMGLVVTGVSTTLNAVNFIATIMCLRAPGMTMFRMPIFTWNTLFTSILVLPAFPALTATLLALEADRKFGAHVFDATNGGALLWQHLFWFFGHPEVYIVALPFFGVVSEIIPVFSRKPLWGYLPMIGATIAITMLSAIVWAHHMFATGAVLLPFFSLMSFLIAVPTGIKFFAWIGTMHRGSLSFETPMLWALGFMVSFLLGGLSGVLIASPPLDFHVTDSYFIVAHLHYVLFGTVVFAMFGGFYFWWPKFTGKMLDERLGKLQFWLLFPGFQLTFLVQHWLGAEGMPRRYADYLPADGFTLLNTLSSIGAFLLGVSTLPFLYNVWYTARHGERVTEDDPWGYGRGLEWATSCPPPRHNFLALPRVRSESPAFDLHHPEVVRQALEEGLR, from the coding sequence ATGACGGAACTGTCGGAACGCGGCGCCGAGCCGAAGGCCTCCCCCACGTCGTCTCTCGGCCGGACGCTGCTGCGCTGGGCCACGACGACCGATCACAAGGTGATCGGTCGTCTGTACATGGTCACAGCCTTCTGCTTCTTCCTGTTCGCCGGTCTGCTCGCCATGGGCATGCGGGCCGAACTCGCCCGTCCCGGGCTGCAGTTCATGTCCTACGACGTCTACAACCAGCTCTTCACGGTGCACGGCACGGTGATGATGCTGCTCTTCGCCACACCCATGTTCGCCGGGTTCGCCAACTCGGTGATGCCCCTGCAGATCGGCGCCCCCGATGTGGCCTTCCCGCGCCTGAACGCGCTGTCGTACTGGATGTACCTCTTCGGCGGCCTGATGGTCGTGTCGGCGTTCATGGTGCCCGGTGGTGCGGCGGCATTCGGCTGGTTCGCGTACGCCCCGCTGAACAGCGCGTACTACTCCCCCGGCGCCGGCGGCGATCTGTGGGTCATGGGCCTGGTGGTGACGGGCGTGTCGACGACCCTCAACGCGGTCAACTTCATCGCCACGATCATGTGTCTGCGGGCCCCCGGCATGACCATGTTCCGGATGCCGATTTTCACCTGGAACACCCTGTTCACCTCGATCCTGGTGCTGCCGGCGTTCCCCGCGCTCACCGCCACACTGCTGGCCCTGGAGGCGGACCGAAAGTTCGGGGCACACGTGTTCGACGCGACGAACGGCGGCGCCCTCCTGTGGCAGCACCTGTTCTGGTTCTTCGGCCACCCGGAGGTCTACATCGTCGCGCTGCCGTTCTTCGGGGTCGTCTCGGAGATCATTCCGGTGTTCTCCCGCAAGCCCTTGTGGGGCTATCTGCCGATGATCGGCGCGACGATCGCGATCACCATGCTCTCCGCCATCGTGTGGGCGCACCATATGTTCGCCACCGGCGCCGTGCTGCTGCCGTTCTTCTCCCTGATGTCGTTCCTGATCGCGGTGCCCACCGGGATCAAGTTCTTCGCGTGGATCGGCACGATGCACCGGGGGTCGCTGTCGTTCGAGACGCCGATGCTGTGGGCGCTCGGGTTCATGGTGTCGTTCCTGCTGGGCGGCCTCAGCGGCGTGCTGATCGCGTCCCCGCCACTCGACTTCCACGTCACCGACTCGTACTTCATCGTGGCGCACCTGCACTACGTGCTCTTCGGCACCGTGGTCTTCGCGATGTTCGGGGGCTTCTACTTCTGGTGGCCCAAGTTCACCGGGAAGATGCTGGACGAGCGGCTGGGCAAACTGCAGTTCTGGCTGCTGTTCCCCGGTTTCCAGCTGACTTTCCTGGTGCAGCACTGGCTCGGCGCGGAGGGCATGCCGCGCCGCTACGCCGACTATCTGCCGGCCGACGGCTTCACTCTGCTCAACACGCTGTCCTCGATCGGGGCGTTCCTGCTCGGCGTGTCCACGCTGCCGTTCCTGTACAACGTCTGGTACACCGCCCGGCACGGCGAACGGGTCACGGAGGACGACCCGTGGGGATACGGCCGCGGGCTCGAATGGGCGACGTCCTGTCCGCCGCCGCGCCACAACTTTCTGGCCCTGCCACGCGTGCGGTCCGAGTCACCCGCCTTCGACCTGCACCACCCCGAGGTCGTCCGGCAGGCCCTGGAGGAGGGACTGCGATGA
- a CDS encoding iron-containing redox enzyme family protein, producing MTSGRAEPRLSSPPLPLARGPLSHAVVSALRERGSPLSLASLADSDPYGDDLQLALYVLYELHYQGFDGVDDDHEWDPALLAFRRALEDRFLGALRADVPVGVGAQQALDELQVEPVGDDGTGVTYFLRDHGESGHLREYAALRSLYHLKEADPHAWVIPRLHGRAKAAMAAVEFDEFGAGRAEEIHAGLFADLMTDLGLTTAYGYYLEAAPAEMLATVNLMSLFGLHRRLRGALTGHFAAVEVTSSPGSRRLAEALRRVGAGEAATRFYDEHVVADAVHEQVVRHDVIGGLLESEPGLEADVVFGIRATGYLEDRLGTRLLKAWRSGHSVLRTGAAL from the coding sequence GTGACGAGCGGCCGAGCGGAACCGCGCCTGTCGAGCCCGCCCCTGCCGCTCGCCAGGGGCCCGCTCTCGCACGCCGTGGTCAGCGCGCTGCGCGAGAGGGGCAGCCCGCTGTCGCTCGCCTCCCTGGCGGACAGCGATCCCTACGGCGACGATCTGCAGCTGGCGTTGTACGTGCTGTACGAACTGCACTACCAGGGGTTCGACGGGGTCGACGACGACCATGAATGGGATCCCGCCCTCCTCGCCTTCCGCCGCGCCCTTGAGGATCGTTTCCTCGGCGCCCTGCGGGCCGACGTCCCCGTCGGCGTCGGCGCGCAGCAGGCTCTGGACGAGCTCCAGGTCGAACCGGTCGGTGACGACGGCACCGGCGTCACCTACTTCCTTCGCGACCACGGCGAGTCGGGCCACCTGCGGGAGTACGCGGCGCTGCGGTCGCTGTACCACCTCAAGGAGGCGGACCCGCACGCCTGGGTGATCCCCCGGCTGCACGGGCGGGCCAAGGCGGCCATGGCGGCCGTGGAGTTCGACGAGTTCGGGGCGGGACGGGCCGAGGAGATCCACGCGGGTCTCTTCGCCGACCTGATGACGGACCTGGGGCTCACCACGGCCTACGGGTACTACCTGGAGGCCGCGCCCGCGGAGATGCTCGCCACCGTCAACCTGATGTCGCTGTTCGGTCTGCACCGCCGTCTGCGCGGGGCCCTGACGGGGCATTTCGCGGCAGTGGAGGTCACCTCGTCGCCGGGCTCCCGCCGACTGGCCGAGGCACTGCGCCGGGTGGGCGCGGGGGAGGCCGCCACGCGCTTCTACGACGAGCACGTGGTCGCCGACGCCGTCCACGAGCAAGTCGTACGCCACGACGTGATCGGCGGCCTGCTGGAGAGCGAACCCGGTCTGGAGGCGGACGTCGTTTTCGGCATCCGGGCCACCGGATATCTCGAGGACCGGCTCGGCACCCGTCTCCTGAAGGCCTGGCGCAGTGGACACTCCGTCCTGCGGACCGGCGCAGCGCTCTGA
- a CDS encoding HemK2/MTQ2 family protein methyltransferase encodes MTVVTRCSPPRSAPWTPPGVYEPQEDTWLLTRAMRREDIVPGTDVLDLGTGSGALALEAARLGARVTAVDISWRAVLTARMNALLSRQYISVRHGDLASAVPGCSFDLVISNPPYVPSPGHGSPRGAARAWDAGLDGRLLLDRICDTATALLRPQGALLVVHSALCGVEDTLSRLAAVGLSAAVTDRLRVPFGRVLRSRLAWLRERGLPADDLVEELVVVRAVRA; translated from the coding sequence ATGACCGTCGTAACCCGCTGTTCGCCGCCTCGGTCGGCCCCGTGGACCCCGCCGGGTGTGTACGAGCCGCAGGAGGACACCTGGCTCCTGACCCGGGCCATGCGCCGTGAGGACATCGTCCCGGGGACGGACGTCCTCGACCTGGGCACCGGCAGCGGAGCCCTCGCGCTGGAGGCCGCACGGCTCGGCGCGCGCGTCACCGCGGTCGACATCTCCTGGCGGGCCGTGCTCACCGCCCGCATGAACGCGCTGCTCAGCCGGCAGTACATCAGCGTGCGCCACGGCGACCTCGCATCGGCCGTGCCCGGATGCTCCTTCGACCTGGTGATCAGCAACCCGCCGTATGTGCCGTCCCCCGGTCACGGGTCCCCGCGGGGCGCCGCCCGGGCCTGGGACGCGGGCCTGGACGGGCGACTTCTGCTGGACCGCATCTGTGACACGGCGACCGCCCTGCTACGCCCCCAAGGCGCCCTCCTGGTCGTGCACTCCGCGCTGTGCGGGGTGGAGGACACCCTGTCCCGTCTCGCCGCGGTGGGGCTCAGCGCCGCCGTCACGGATCGCCTGAGGGTCCCCTTCGGCCGGGTGCTGCGGTCCCGGCTCGCCTGGCTGCGGGAGCGGGGTCTGCCGGCCGACGACCTGGTGGAAGAGCTGGTGGTGGTCCGTGCCGTACGAGCGTGA
- the ctaF gene encoding aa3-type cytochrome oxidase subunit IV — protein MKVEALLFGGVALFFAGSAALYGAWSGEPAGTAVLIIAFGMAGLVAFFCLIQYRRRGSRPQDRTDAEVVDAAGSLEFFPPHSAWPVITALGFAVAALGVIYGLWLFLMGVGVLARGVLGMAFQYVNRPD, from the coding sequence ATGAAGGTCGAGGCACTGCTCTTCGGCGGCGTCGCCCTGTTCTTCGCGGGCTCCGCCGCGCTGTACGGCGCGTGGTCGGGGGAACCGGCGGGTACTGCGGTGCTGATCATCGCCTTCGGAATGGCCGGCCTGGTCGCCTTCTTCTGCCTGATCCAGTACCGGCGCCGGGGATCCCGTCCCCAGGACCGCACGGACGCCGAAGTGGTGGACGCGGCGGGTTCCCTGGAGTTCTTCCCTCCGCACAGCGCGTGGCCCGTGATCACGGCGCTGGGTTTCGCCGTCGCCGCCCTGGGCGTGATCTACGGGCTGTGGCTGTTCCTCATGGGCGTCGGGGTGCTGGCTCGGGGGGTTCTGGGGATGGCGTTCCAGTACGTGAATCGCCCGGACTGA
- a CDS encoding GntR family transcriptional regulator, giving the protein MTTDVSSAQDEQAAPGHTARVPKYYRIKKQLLEMAEALTPGSLMPPERSLAVEFLTSRTTVRKAVQELVGEGRLNRVQGKGTFVALPKVYRTLHLTSHTEDMRAQGLEPASQVLDIGYITAGEKLSVLLDTDVDERVLRIERLRLAGGEPMAIETTHLSAQRFPELRQSLTEYTSLYTALAEVYGVHLAEADETIETSLANPREAGLLGTDVGLPMLLLSRHSRDAEGKPVEWVRSVYRGSRYKFVANLTRPAD; this is encoded by the coding sequence ATGACCACCGACGTCAGCAGCGCCCAGGACGAGCAGGCAGCGCCCGGCCATACCGCGCGAGTGCCCAAGTACTACCGCATCAAGAAACAGTTACTCGAGATGGCGGAGGCACTCACACCCGGCTCGCTCATGCCGCCCGAGCGCTCGCTCGCCGTCGAGTTCCTCACCTCGCGCACCACGGTCCGCAAGGCGGTGCAGGAGCTGGTGGGCGAGGGCCGGCTGAACCGCGTGCAGGGGAAGGGCACGTTCGTCGCGTTGCCGAAGGTGTACCGGACCCTCCATCTGACCTCCCACACCGAGGACATGCGGGCCCAGGGTCTCGAGCCCGCCTCGCAGGTGCTCGACATCGGCTACATCACGGCGGGCGAGAAGCTGTCCGTCCTGCTCGACACGGATGTCGACGAACGCGTGTTGCGCATCGAGCGGCTGCGGCTGGCCGGCGGCGAGCCCATGGCGATCGAGACGACGCACCTGTCCGCACAGCGCTTCCCCGAGCTGCGGCAGTCCCTGACCGAGTACACCTCGCTGTACACGGCGCTCGCCGAGGTGTACGGCGTACATCTGGCGGAGGCCGACGAGACCATCGAGACATCCCTGGCGAATCCACGGGAGGCCGGGCTCCTCGGTACCGACGTGGGCCTGCCGATGCTGCTGCTGTCCCGCCACTCACGAGACGCCGAGGGCAAGCCCGTGGAATGGGTCCGCTCGGTGTACCGCGGTTCCCGCTACAAGTTCGTCGCCAACCTGACGCGCCCGGCGGACTGA
- the qcrB gene encoding cytochrome bc1 complex cytochrome b subunit, with protein sequence MSGEPRPPAPQPTAGARSAGERFADAADGRLPVLDGGGGLLRKAFPHHWSFFLGELALYSLVVLILTGVWLTFFFKPEMREVAYVGPYAPLRGVLMSEAFDSTLHISFDVRGGLLMRQMHHWAALVFVGAIGLHMLRIFFTGAFRRPREINWVIGVTLFMIALAEGFAGYSLPDDLLSGTGLRIAQGIMLSLPVVGTYVSMFVFGSQFPGEDIVARLYGLHILLLPGALIALVTVHLMLVFHLKHTQWRGPGRTNRNVVGKPLFPQFTASSTGLSLMVFGVLALLGGIAQINPVWVYGPYRPDLASTGSQPDWYVGFLEGALRLVPPWETNVAGHTIMWNVLLPAVVLPGLLFLVLYAYPFVEQRLTGEWREEQHLCDRPRERPVRTGLGAAGITFYGVLLLAGGNDILAFSFRISVNALTWILRITLVVGPVIAFLLTRRLCRAVLEAEQKRLVEGEETGEVRQTVEGGYESDHRPVTRFPPGAPRKPLSPGDSRTGTPSPEPPEPAPRRP encoded by the coding sequence GTGAGCGGGGAGCCTCGGCCACCGGCCCCGCAGCCGACGGCCGGGGCCCGCAGCGCCGGGGAGCGGTTCGCCGATGCGGCCGACGGGCGGCTGCCCGTGCTTGATGGCGGCGGAGGACTGCTGCGCAAGGCCTTCCCCCATCACTGGTCGTTCTTCCTCGGTGAACTCGCGCTCTACAGCTTGGTCGTCCTCATCCTGACCGGTGTGTGGCTGACGTTCTTCTTCAAGCCGGAGATGCGGGAAGTCGCCTACGTCGGACCGTACGCACCGCTGCGCGGTGTGCTCATGTCGGAGGCCTTCGACTCGACCCTGCACATCAGCTTCGACGTGCGCGGCGGACTGCTCATGCGGCAGATGCACCACTGGGCGGCCCTGGTGTTCGTCGGCGCGATCGGCCTGCACATGCTGCGGATCTTCTTCACCGGTGCCTTCCGCAGGCCCCGGGAGATCAACTGGGTCATCGGCGTCACCCTTTTCATGATCGCGTTGGCCGAGGGCTTCGCGGGCTACTCGCTCCCCGACGACCTGCTCTCCGGCACGGGGCTGCGCATCGCGCAGGGCATCATGCTGTCCCTTCCGGTCGTGGGGACGTATGTGAGCATGTTCGTGTTCGGGTCCCAGTTCCCCGGCGAGGACATCGTGGCCCGCCTGTACGGCCTGCACATCCTGCTGCTGCCCGGCGCGCTGATCGCCCTGGTCACGGTGCACCTCATGCTGGTTTTCCACCTGAAGCACACGCAGTGGCGAGGCCCCGGCAGGACCAATCGAAACGTCGTGGGCAAACCCCTGTTCCCGCAGTTCACGGCGTCCTCGACAGGACTGTCCCTCATGGTCTTCGGCGTGCTGGCGCTGCTCGGAGGCATCGCCCAGATCAACCCGGTGTGGGTGTACGGGCCCTACCGGCCGGACCTGGCGTCGACCGGCTCTCAGCCCGACTGGTACGTCGGCTTTCTGGAGGGCGCGCTGCGGCTCGTACCGCCCTGGGAGACGAACGTCGCCGGCCACACGATCATGTGGAACGTCCTGCTGCCGGCGGTCGTCCTGCCGGGGCTGCTCTTCCTCGTGCTGTACGCATATCCGTTCGTCGAACAGCGGCTCACCGGCGAGTGGCGCGAGGAACAGCACCTGTGCGACCGGCCCCGGGAACGGCCCGTGCGCACCGGTCTCGGCGCCGCCGGGATCACGTTCTACGGCGTCCTGCTGCTGGCCGGCGGCAATGACATCCTGGCGTTCAGCTTCCGGATCTCCGTGAACGCCCTGACGTGGATCCTGCGCATCACCCTGGTGGTGGGGCCGGTCATCGCCTTCCTGCTGACCCGGCGGCTGTGCCGCGCCGTGCTGGAGGCGGAGCAGAAACGTCTTGTCGAGGGGGAGGAGACCGGGGAGGTGCGGCAGACCGTGGAGGGTGGCTACGAGAGCGACCACCGGCCCGTGACGCGGTTCCCGCCGGGAGCGCCCAGGAAGCCGCTCAGTCCGGGCGATTCACGTACTGGAACGCCATCCCCAGAACCCCCCGAGCCAGCACCCCGACGCCCATGA
- a CDS encoding DUF6479 family protein, whose protein sequence is MAASDAAWGMIGAFLGGLVIAGALVWSIRLGTKVRRREPGPPRPSDQPNPPPSGPVMESREMREPDEVPHAEDEGERLTPHEMHPSGSKRSEDQKRPRWRPGSSGSFGSAGSGAS, encoded by the coding sequence ATGGCTGCCTCGGATGCCGCGTGGGGCATGATCGGCGCCTTCCTCGGCGGCCTCGTCATCGCGGGTGCCCTGGTGTGGTCCATCAGGCTCGGCACCAAGGTGCGCCGCCGGGAACCGGGACCGCCGCGGCCGTCCGACCAGCCGAACCCGCCGCCGTCGGGACCCGTCATGGAATCCCGGGAGATGAGGGAGCCGGACGAGGTGCCGCACGCCGAGGACGAAGGCGAACGCCTCACCCCGCACGAGATGCACCCCTCGGGGAGCAAACGCAGCGAGGATCAGAAACGGCCCCGCTGGCGCCCGGGCTCCAGCGGCTCCTTCGGCAGCGCTGGCTCCGGCGCGAGCTGA
- a CDS encoding CDGSH iron-sulfur domain-containing protein, with protein MPYERERVCRIRADRDGPLLVEGPVEVIGPDGEAVVSRRFVVAICTCRRSRAYPWCDTSHRRRGKVPDEHEPARGETRE; from the coding sequence GTGCCGTACGAGCGTGAACGCGTCTGCCGCATCCGTGCCGACCGCGACGGTCCGCTGCTGGTCGAGGGGCCGGTGGAGGTCATCGGCCCGGACGGCGAAGCCGTCGTGAGCCGACGGTTCGTCGTGGCGATCTGCACCTGCCGACGCAGCCGTGCCTACCCCTGGTGCGACACCAGCCATCGTCGCCGCGGGAAGGTGCCGGACGAACACGAACCTGCCCGAGGGGAGACGCGCGAGTGA
- a CDS encoding extracellular solute-binding protein, translating to MKRKLIAAIGIAGMMVSVAACGGDDGDSGKKTGADGFKGQTLVVWTMDGSAPPAWSKDLQAAFEKKTGAKLKFEIQKWDGIQQKVTTALSESNPPDVLEVGNTQTPAYAATGGLADLGDLKKEIGADWTPSVSQSSVYEGKQYAAPWYFANRVVIYNKKIWAKAGIKSTPKTRDEFFKDLDTIGKKTDAEPLYMPGQNWYFFDGLTIGQGADLVKKEGDKYVSNLADPKVAQAMEIYKKYASYSKAPKDKDEATPQQAEVFAKGKTGAFIGMGWEAGTAVTANKAIEKDLGYFTIPGATADKPEGVFLGGSNLAVAAGSKKQELAKEFLKLALSDEFEGSLAKTNGVIPNKQSLETNLKGNVVAEAAAPGAAVGGTTPLIPEWAAVENTPNPIKSYMTAVLNGKSPADAAKQVEGEINKRLAQKN from the coding sequence GTGAAGCGCAAGCTGATAGCCGCGATTGGCATCGCAGGCATGATGGTTTCGGTCGCGGCGTGCGGCGGGGACGACGGCGACAGCGGCAAGAAGACGGGGGCGGACGGCTTCAAGGGCCAGACCCTGGTGGTCTGGACGATGGACGGTTCCGCGCCGCCCGCTTGGAGCAAGGACCTGCAGGCCGCGTTCGAGAAGAAGACCGGCGCAAAGCTGAAGTTCGAGATCCAGAAGTGGGACGGCATTCAGCAGAAGGTCACGACGGCCCTCTCCGAATCGAACCCGCCGGATGTCCTTGAGGTCGGCAACACCCAGACCCCGGCCTACGCCGCCACCGGTGGCCTTGCCGACCTGGGCGATCTGAAGAAGGAGATCGGCGCCGACTGGACGCCGTCCGTCTCCCAGTCCTCCGTCTACGAGGGCAAGCAGTACGCCGCACCCTGGTACTTCGCCAACCGCGTCGTCATCTACAACAAGAAGATCTGGGCCAAGGCGGGGATCAAGAGCACCCCGAAGACACGGGACGAGTTCTTCAAGGACCTCGACACCATCGGCAAGAAGACCGACGCCGAGCCGCTCTACATGCCCGGCCAGAACTGGTACTTCTTCGACGGCCTGACCATCGGCCAGGGCGCGGACCTGGTCAAGAAGGAGGGCGACAAGTACGTCTCCAACCTCGCCGACCCCAAGGTCGCCCAGGCCATGGAGATCTACAAGAAGTACGCCTCCTACTCCAAGGCCCCCAAGGACAAGGACGAGGCCACCCCGCAGCAGGCCGAGGTGTTCGCCAAGGGCAAGACCGGCGCCTTCATCGGCATGGGCTGGGAGGCCGGCACCGCCGTCACCGCCAACAAGGCGATCGAGAAGGACCTCGGCTACTTCACCATCCCCGGTGCGACGGCCGACAAGCCCGAGGGGGTCTTCCTCGGAGGCTCGAACCTGGCCGTGGCCGCGGGCAGCAAGAAGCAGGAGCTGGCCAAGGAGTTCCTGAAGCTGGCCCTCTCCGACGAGTTCGAGGGCTCCCTGGCGAAGACGAACGGCGTCATCCCGAACAAGCAGTCCCTGGAGACCAACCTCAAGGGCAACGTCGTGGCCGAGGCCGCAGCCCCGGGGGCCGCGGTGGGTGGCACCACCCCGTTGATCCCCGAGTGGGCCGCGGTGGAGAACACCCCGAACCCGATCAAGTCCTACATGACCGCGGTGCTGAACGGTAAGTCCCCCGCGGACGCCGCCAAGCAGGTCGAGGGCGAGATCAACAAGCGCCTGGCGCAGAAGAACTGA
- a CDS encoding DUF5997 family protein — protein MKSHQTTQTMKPATAAKKLGVYLPATPAEFQEGVVSRAELNELQANPPEWLRELRLSGPHPRPVVAAKLGVSIAGLARGGVTEALTTEQIEALKNDRPEWLEKERATQAEVRKEAARIKKRNAERAEETREPRS, from the coding sequence ATGAAGTCGCACCAGACCACCCAGACGATGAAGCCGGCGACCGCGGCGAAGAAGCTGGGTGTGTACCTCCCTGCCACCCCCGCCGAGTTCCAGGAGGGTGTCGTCTCGCGCGCCGAACTGAACGAGCTCCAGGCCAATCCGCCCGAGTGGCTGCGGGAGCTGCGACTGAGCGGCCCGCACCCGCGCCCGGTGGTCGCGGCGAAGCTGGGCGTCTCCATCGCCGGCCTCGCGCGCGGCGGCGTCACCGAGGCCCTCACGACCGAGCAGATCGAGGCGCTGAAGAACGACCGGCCCGAGTGGCTGGAGAAGGAGCGCGCCACCCAGGCCGAGGTCCGCAAGGAAGCGGCACGCATCAAGAAGAGGAACGCCGAACGCGCGGAGGAGACCCGCGAGCCGCGTTCCTGA
- a CDS encoding carbohydrate ABC transporter permease, giving the protein MSVQTEGTDTAGEPVVHKAGAPSPPRDEARETKTSHARRSAAPYLLLLPALLATLVLLGWPLVKNGMLSFQNLNPRQLILHLTEWNGVDNYKEVLTGSDFWHVVERSIVFTAANVVLTMVFGTLTGLLLARLGRKMRLLLMLGLVLAWAMPTVAATTVYQWLFAQRFGVVNWVLDKLGWHSMADHNWLGTQFSTFSVVTLLIVWQSIPFVAINLYAATTTIPKELYEAASLDGAGAWKSFTSVTFPFLRPFLYATTFLEVIWIFKAFTQIFAMNEGGPDRLTETLPIYAFVEGVGNQHFGMGAAISFLTILVLLVITSYYLRMVLKQEEDEL; this is encoded by the coding sequence ATGTCAGTGCAGACCGAAGGCACGGACACGGCCGGGGAGCCCGTTGTCCACAAGGCCGGGGCACCCTCGCCTCCGCGTGACGAGGCACGCGAGACCAAGACCTCACACGCCCGGCGTTCCGCCGCCCCCTATCTGCTCCTGCTGCCCGCACTGCTGGCCACCCTGGTCCTGCTCGGCTGGCCCCTGGTGAAGAACGGCATGCTGTCGTTCCAGAACCTCAACCCGCGGCAGCTCATCCTGCACCTCACCGAGTGGAACGGGGTCGACAACTACAAGGAAGTTCTGACCGGCTCGGACTTCTGGCACGTCGTCGAGCGCTCCATCGTCTTCACCGCGGCCAACGTCGTGCTGACCATGGTGTTCGGCACCCTGACCGGCCTCCTGCTGGCCCGTCTGGGCAGGAAGATGCGACTGCTGCTCATGCTGGGCCTGGTGCTCGCCTGGGCCATGCCCACCGTCGCGGCCACCACCGTCTACCAGTGGCTGTTCGCGCAGCGCTTCGGCGTCGTCAACTGGGTTCTGGACAAGCTCGGCTGGCACTCCATGGCCGACCACAACTGGCTCGGCACGCAGTTCTCGACCTTCTCCGTGGTCACCCTGTTGATCGTCTGGCAGTCGATCCCGTTCGTGGCGATCAACCTCTACGCCGCGACCACGACCATCCCGAAGGAGCTGTACGAGGCCGCGTCCCTGGACGGTGCCGGCGCGTGGAAGAGCTTCACCTCGGTGACGTTCCCGTTCCTCAGGCCGTTCCTGTACGCCACCACGTTCCTCGAGGTCATCTGGATCTTCAAGGCGTTCACACAGATCTTCGCGATGAACGAGGGCGGACCCGACCGGCTCACCGAGACCCTGCCGATCTACGCCTTCGTCGAGGGCGTGGGCAACCAGCACTTCGGCATGGGTGCCGCCATCTCCTTCCTGACCATCCTGGTGCTGCTCGTCATCACCTCGTACTACCTGCGCATGGTGCTCAAGCAAGAGGAGGACGAGCTGTGA
- a CDS encoding LysR substrate-binding domain-containing protein, translating to MTSSEESPSFRLAYVPGATPAKWVRIWNERLPDVPLTLVQVSAAEASDVMRGGEADAGIVRLPVDRTVFSAIPLYTETTVVVVPKDHVVTAADEVSVDDLADEVVFHPLDDVLGWEQPPGEPAFERPATTADAIELVAAGVGLLLVPQSLARLHHRRDLTYRPVVDAPQSSVALSWPEDATTDLVEDFIGIVRGRTVNSTRGRTAPQAQAKRKQPDAAAGRQKPAGKKPAAKKSTGRNPRSGSGGPKGTGRGKPRRRS from the coding sequence GTGACAAGCTCGGAAGAATCCCCCTCGTTCCGGCTCGCGTACGTCCCCGGGGCGACACCCGCCAAGTGGGTGCGGATCTGGAACGAGCGCCTACCCGATGTCCCCTTGACCCTCGTCCAGGTGTCGGCGGCCGAGGCATCCGATGTGATGCGCGGCGGCGAAGCGGACGCGGGGATCGTACGGCTGCCGGTCGACCGTACGGTCTTCAGCGCGATCCCCCTTTACACCGAGACGACGGTGGTCGTGGTCCCCAAGGACCATGTCGTGACAGCGGCGGACGAGGTGTCCGTCGACGACCTCGCCGACGAGGTGGTCTTCCACCCCCTCGACGACGTCCTCGGCTGGGAGCAGCCGCCCGGAGAGCCCGCCTTCGAGCGCCCCGCCACCACGGCGGACGCCATCGAACTCGTGGCGGCGGGCGTCGGACTCCTCCTCGTACCGCAGTCGCTGGCGCGTCTGCACCACCGCAGGGATCTCACATACCGGCCCGTTGTGGACGCCCCCCAGTCGAGCGTCGCGCTGTCGTGGCCCGAGGACGCGACCACCGACCTCGTCGAGGACTTCATCGGGATCGTCCGAGGACGGACGGTCAACAGCACCCGGGGGCGTACGGCGCCCCAGGCCCAGGCGAAGCGCAAGCAGCCCGACGCGGCCGCCGGGCGCCAGAAGCCCGCGGGGAAGAAGCCCGCGGCGAAGAAGTCCACCGGCCGGAACCCACGAAGCGGCTCCGGCGGCCCCAAGGGCACCGGGCGCGGCAAGCCCCGTCGCCGCTCGTAG